A single window of Achromobacter xylosoxidans DNA harbors:
- a CDS encoding ferredoxin--NADP reductase: MAAFNTERVLSVHHWNDTLFSFTTTRDAALRFHNGHFVMIGLEVEGKPLLRAYSIASANYEENLEFLSIKVQNGPLTSRLQHLKEGDTILVSRKPVGTLVVDDLKPGKHLFLFGTGTGLAPFMSIIKDPDVYERFDKVILVHGVRWVSELAYADFIENELPNNEFFGDVVREKLVYYPTVTREPFRNQGRITELMENGKLCEDIGIPQINPETDRAMICGSPHMLADISAMLDKRGFVVSPGVGQPGDYVVERAFVDK; the protein is encoded by the coding sequence ATGGCTGCTTTCAATACCGAGCGCGTGCTGAGCGTGCACCACTGGAACGACACCCTGTTCTCCTTCACCACCACGCGTGACGCGGCCCTGCGGTTCCACAACGGCCACTTCGTCATGATCGGCCTGGAAGTCGAAGGCAAGCCGCTGCTGCGGGCGTACAGCATCGCCAGCGCCAATTACGAAGAGAACCTCGAATTCCTCAGCATCAAGGTGCAGAACGGTCCGCTGACCTCGCGCCTGCAGCATCTGAAGGAAGGCGACACCATCCTGGTCAGCCGCAAGCCGGTCGGCACGCTGGTGGTCGACGACCTCAAGCCCGGCAAGCACCTGTTCCTGTTCGGCACGGGCACGGGCCTGGCGCCCTTCATGAGCATCATCAAGGATCCGGACGTCTACGAGCGCTTCGACAAGGTCATTCTGGTGCATGGCGTGCGCTGGGTCAGCGAGCTGGCCTACGCCGACTTCATCGAGAACGAACTGCCCAACAACGAGTTCTTCGGCGACGTGGTGCGCGAAAAGCTGGTCTATTACCCGACCGTCACGCGCGAGCCGTTCCGCAACCAGGGCCGCATCACCGAGCTGATGGAAAACGGCAAGCTGTGTGAAGACATCGGCATTCCCCAGATCAACCCCGAAACCGATCGCGCCATGATCTGCGGCAGCCCGCATATGCTGGCCGACATCAGCGCCATGCTGGACAAGCGCGGTTTCGTGGTGTCCCCGGGCGTCGGTCAGCCGGGCGACTACGTGGTCGAGCGCGCCTTCGTGGACAAATAA
- a CDS encoding Bug family tripartite tricarboxylate transporter substrate binding protein, whose protein sequence is MRFTLKGRLALLLAALPLTALAQGTAATGFPAKPITFIVPFAAGSATDQIGRAIGQGVTEQTGQAVVIENKPGASAMIGAATAARAAPDGYTVLITTNTTHAANEHLYKTLTYHPVKDYAPISLLGKGGQIMVVNPNSAAKSVGDFLAQARQSPGKLSFGSGSSSSRIAGELLQQMAGVQLLHVPYKSNPLAVTDLLGGQIDMMITDTATGLPQVKSGKLRALGVTGQARSPLAPDVPTIAESGVPGYEMGYWFAAYAPAGTPPDVVKRLNELLVKATQSAPAKQFYAQTGTDPASSTPDELARFQQAESKKWGDIIKKAGIQPE, encoded by the coding sequence ATGCGCTTTACCCTCAAGGGCCGGCTGGCCCTGCTGCTGGCGGCCCTGCCGCTGACGGCCCTGGCCCAGGGCACGGCGGCGACGGGCTTTCCCGCCAAGCCGATCACCTTCATCGTGCCGTTCGCGGCCGGCAGCGCCACCGACCAGATCGGCCGCGCCATCGGCCAGGGCGTCACCGAGCAGACCGGCCAGGCCGTGGTGATCGAGAACAAGCCCGGCGCCAGCGCCATGATCGGCGCCGCCACCGCGGCCCGCGCCGCGCCCGACGGCTACACGGTGCTGATCACCACCAACACCACCCACGCCGCCAACGAGCATCTGTACAAGACGCTGACCTACCACCCGGTCAAGGACTACGCGCCGATCTCGCTGCTCGGCAAGGGCGGCCAGATCATGGTGGTCAACCCCAACTCGGCCGCCAAGTCGGTGGGCGACTTCCTGGCGCAGGCGCGCCAGTCGCCCGGCAAGCTGAGCTTCGGCAGCGGCAGCTCCAGCAGCCGCATCGCCGGCGAACTGCTGCAGCAAATGGCCGGCGTGCAGTTGCTGCACGTGCCCTACAAGAGCAACCCGCTGGCCGTCACCGACCTGCTGGGCGGGCAGATCGACATGATGATCACCGACACCGCCACGGGCCTGCCACAGGTCAAGTCCGGCAAGCTGCGGGCCCTGGGCGTGACCGGCCAGGCACGCTCGCCGCTGGCGCCGGACGTGCCCACCATCGCCGAGTCCGGCGTGCCGGGCTACGAGATGGGCTATTGGTTCGCGGCCTACGCGCCGGCCGGCACCCCGCCGGACGTGGTCAAGCGCCTGAACGAGCTGCTGGTCAAGGCCACGCAGAGCGCTCCGGCCAAGCAGTTCTATGCCCAGACCGGCACCGACCCGGCCAGTTCCACGCCCGACGAACTGGCGCGGTTCCAGCAGGCTGAGTCCAAGAAGTGGGGCGACATCATCAAGAAGGCCGGCATCCAGCCCGAATGA
- a CDS encoding acyclic terpene utilization AtuA family protein, with protein sequence MPSSPLLIGCASGFSGDRSDGAAAVVCTLAARGGGTLIFETLAERTLALAQLARNADPRRGFEPLLDELVAPVLADCLRHGIAIVSNFGAANPVGAARRIAELAAQQGLPAPRIAVIHGDALDTPDQRDLLRQRLGAALDGVEVVSATAYLGATEIAQALAAGAQIVVAGRVADPSLTLGPALAHFGWRHDDWPRLGRATMAGHMLECGLQVTGGYFCVPGLKEVPDVHAAGFPIAEIHADGEFVIGKAADTGGMVDARTVKEQLLYEVHDPARYLTPDVTADLSQARVEELGRDRVAVRGITGHARPAELKVNVCHHGGWLAEAEISYAGVQAEARARLAADIVHKRLGSALRLRADLIGAISILDNDTGALRHDHPGGQARDVRLRIAGEHAERAIAERVLREVTALYTCGPAGGGGVRTALRPRLNMVSCTIPREAVTSGWRFLDEIPQ encoded by the coding sequence ATGCCTTCCTCTCCCCTGCTCATCGGCTGCGCCTCCGGCTTCTCGGGCGACCGCAGCGACGGCGCCGCCGCCGTGGTGTGTACGCTGGCCGCCCGGGGCGGCGGCACGCTGATCTTCGAAACGCTGGCCGAGCGCACCCTGGCGCTGGCGCAACTGGCGCGCAATGCCGACCCCCGCCGCGGCTTCGAGCCGCTGCTGGACGAGCTGGTGGCGCCGGTTCTGGCCGACTGCCTGCGCCACGGCATCGCCATCGTCAGCAACTTCGGCGCCGCCAACCCGGTCGGCGCCGCGCGCCGCATCGCCGAGCTGGCCGCGCAACAGGGCTTGCCGGCGCCGCGCATCGCCGTGATCCATGGCGACGCCCTCGACACGCCAGACCAGCGCGACCTGCTGCGCCAGCGCCTGGGCGCGGCGCTGGACGGGGTCGAGGTGGTCAGCGCCACGGCCTACCTGGGCGCCACCGAGATCGCGCAGGCGCTGGCCGCCGGCGCACAGATCGTCGTCGCCGGTCGCGTCGCCGACCCGTCGCTGACACTGGGTCCGGCGCTGGCCCACTTCGGGTGGCGCCACGATGACTGGCCGCGCCTGGGCCGCGCCACCATGGCCGGCCACATGCTCGAATGCGGCCTGCAGGTCACCGGCGGCTACTTCTGCGTGCCGGGCCTGAAGGAAGTGCCGGACGTGCATGCCGCGGGCTTTCCCATCGCCGAGATCCACGCCGACGGCGAGTTCGTCATCGGCAAGGCCGCCGATACCGGCGGGATGGTGGACGCCCGCACGGTCAAGGAACAACTGCTGTACGAGGTGCACGATCCCGCGCGCTACCTGACCCCCGACGTGACCGCCGACCTGAGCCAGGCGCGCGTCGAGGAACTGGGCCGCGACCGTGTCGCCGTGCGCGGCATCACCGGCCACGCGCGCCCGGCCGAACTCAAGGTCAACGTCTGCCACCACGGCGGCTGGCTGGCCGAGGCCGAAATTTCATACGCCGGCGTGCAGGCCGAGGCGCGCGCGCGGCTGGCCGCCGACATCGTGCACAAGCGTCTCGGATCGGCGCTGCGCCTGCGCGCCGACCTCATCGGCGCCATCAGCATCCTGGACAACGACACGGGCGCCCTGCGCCACGACCATCCCGGCGGCCAGGCGCGCGACGTGCGCCTGCGCATCGCCGGCGAGCACGCCGAGCGCGCCATCGCCGAACGCGTGCTGCGCGAGGTCACGGCGCTCTATACCTGCGGCCCGGCCGGCGGCGGCGGCGTGCGCACCGCGCTGCGCCCGCGCCTGAACATGGTGTCCTGCACCATTCCCCGCGAGGCCGTAACCAGCGGCTGGCGCTTCCTGGACGAGATCCCGCAATGA
- a CDS encoding LysR family transcriptional regulator, translating to MNLSARQLRAFVALADERHFTRAAQRCHLTQPAFSALIRQLEDSAGLRLFDRNTRNVELTAEGRVLDASARRLLADMDLVMEDLRDHAARRRGRVALAALPSLAAGWLPPLLARFREQHPGIAVDLRDALLDPCLDMVRDGQVDFAVASRRPDMSDLDSEFLHADRYFLVCRADHPLAAMARVRLRDVARHAVIQLARNSSVRKHLDAAFGADAPPPVFEVEHLATVTGLVRAGLGVAVVPAMTLFHFGGPDLRIVPLAGKALLRPLYLVWRQGRSLPLAAQALYDLLWASRAEIGAAFR from the coding sequence ATGAATCTATCCGCCCGGCAATTACGCGCTTTCGTGGCCCTGGCCGACGAAAGGCACTTCACCCGCGCCGCCCAGCGCTGCCACCTGACGCAGCCGGCCTTCAGCGCGTTGATCCGCCAGTTGGAAGACAGCGCTGGCCTGCGCCTGTTCGATCGCAATACCCGCAACGTGGAATTGACGGCGGAAGGGCGCGTGCTGGATGCCTCGGCGCGCCGCCTGCTGGCCGACATGGACCTGGTAATGGAAGACCTGCGCGACCACGCGGCCCGTCGCCGCGGCCGGGTGGCGCTGGCCGCGCTGCCGTCGCTGGCGGCGGGCTGGCTGCCGCCGCTGCTGGCGCGGTTCCGCGAGCAGCATCCGGGTATCGCGGTGGACCTGCGCGACGCCTTGCTCGATCCGTGCCTGGACATGGTGCGCGACGGCCAGGTGGATTTCGCGGTGGCGTCGAGGCGGCCGGACATGAGCGACCTGGACAGCGAGTTCCTGCACGCCGACCGCTATTTCCTGGTGTGCCGCGCCGACCATCCGCTGGCGGCGATGGCGCGGGTGCGGCTGCGCGACGTGGCGCGCCATGCGGTGATCCAGCTGGCGCGCAACAGCAGCGTGCGCAAGCATCTGGATGCGGCCTTCGGCGCCGATGCGCCGCCGCCGGTGTTCGAGGTCGAGCACCTGGCGACCGTCACGGGACTGGTGCGGGCCGGCCTGGGGGTGGCGGTGGTGCCGGCGATGACGCTGTTCCATTTCGGCGGGCCGGACCTGCGCATCGTGCCGCTGGCGGGCAAGGCGCTGCTGCGGCCGCTGTACCTGGTGTGGCGCCAGGGGCGCAGCCTGCCGCTGGCGGCCCAGGCGCTGTACGACCTGCTGTGGGCCAGCCGGGCGGAGATTGGCGCGGCGTTCCGATGA
- a CDS encoding Rid family detoxifying hydrolase: protein MSKQIIHTDAAPAAVGPYSQAVAVSGSKTVYLSGQIGLEPGTGDLVSENFDAQVRQAFANMTAVVEAAGGTLDQVVKLTLFLTDLGKFTAANAIMAELIPQPFPARSTVGVASLPKGAQFEVEAILVL, encoded by the coding sequence ATGAGCAAGCAAATCATCCATACCGACGCCGCGCCCGCCGCCGTCGGCCCTTACTCGCAAGCGGTTGCCGTCAGCGGCTCCAAGACCGTCTATCTGTCGGGCCAGATCGGCCTCGAACCCGGCACCGGCGACCTGGTCTCCGAGAACTTTGATGCGCAGGTGCGCCAGGCATTCGCCAACATGACCGCGGTGGTCGAGGCCGCCGGCGGCACGCTGGACCAGGTGGTCAAGCTGACGCTGTTCCTGACCGACCTGGGCAAGTTCACCGCCGCCAACGCCATCATGGCCGAGCTGATTCCGCAGCCGTTCCCGGCCCGTTCGACGGTGGGCGTGGCCAGCCTGCCCAAGGGCGCCCAGTTCGAGGTCGAGGCCATCCTGGTCCTGTAA
- the recG gene encoding ATP-dependent DNA helicase RecG: MPAAAVATKRSGADTKGAGKAMTDTERKLRNLGLVLPEDFVLHLPLRYEDETRVIPISQLRPGFAGQVEGEITKSEVLYRPRRQLTATLADDSGELQLRWLNFYPSQQKQVTVGKRLRARGEVRGGLFGREMVHPRLTNADAPLPTALTPVYPSTEGLPQLTLRRAIAQALDRADLSDTLPPQALARYDLPPFAPAIRALHTPAQGESEAALLDRVHPAWRRIKFDELLAQQLSLAAARAARRVKEAEVLPVRDEPGGLVDRLYQALPFKLTGAQQRVVAEISADLARPYPMHRLLQGDVGSGKTVVAAIAAAQAIAGGAQVALMAPTEILAEQHFRKLVSWLQPLGVNVAWLSGSLTAKARREAAAAAADGSVQLVVGTQALIQDHVEFQRLGLSIVDEQHRFGVGQRLALTRKGETVRGRIVPHQLNMSATPIPRTLAMTFFADLDVSVIDELPPGRTPVLTKLVSDARREEVIAHIAQAARGGQQAYWVCPLVEESEALELQTAVDTYEGMRVDLPDLRIGLVHGRLPQAEKAAVMQAFREGEIDLLVATTVIEVGVDVPNASLMVIEHAERFGLAQLHQLRGRVGRGTAESVCVLLYQTPLSQVARERLRAMFETSDGFEIARRDLEQRGPGEFLGTRQSGMALLRFADLETDAEIAEQARDAAVWLRAEHPAAVEAHLARWMRGREDFLRT, translated from the coding sequence ATGCCGGCCGCGGCCGTGGCTACCAAGCGATCCGGCGCCGATACCAAAGGCGCCGGCAAAGCCATGACGGATACGGAGCGCAAGCTGCGTAACCTGGGTCTGGTGCTGCCCGAGGACTTCGTGCTGCACCTGCCGCTGCGCTACGAGGACGAGACCCGGGTGATCCCGATCAGCCAGTTGCGCCCCGGCTTCGCCGGCCAGGTCGAAGGCGAGATCACCAAATCCGAAGTGCTCTACCGGCCGCGTCGCCAGCTCACCGCCACCTTGGCGGACGACAGCGGCGAACTGCAATTGCGCTGGTTGAATTTCTATCCCAGCCAGCAAAAGCAGGTCACTGTCGGCAAGCGGCTGCGCGCGCGCGGCGAAGTGCGCGGCGGCCTGTTCGGACGCGAGATGGTGCATCCGCGCCTGACCAATGCCGACGCGCCGCTGCCCACCGCCCTGACGCCGGTCTATCCCAGTACCGAGGGCCTGCCGCAGCTGACGCTGCGGCGCGCCATCGCCCAGGCGCTCGACCGCGCCGACCTGTCCGATACCCTGCCGCCGCAAGCGCTGGCGCGCTACGACCTGCCGCCGTTCGCGCCGGCGATCCGCGCGCTGCACACGCCGGCGCAGGGCGAATCCGAAGCGGCGCTGCTGGACCGGGTGCATCCGGCCTGGCGTCGCATCAAATTCGATGAACTGCTGGCCCAGCAGCTGTCGCTGGCGGCGGCGCGCGCCGCGCGCCGGGTCAAGGAGGCCGAGGTGCTGCCCGTGCGCGACGAGCCGGGCGGCCTGGTGGACCGGCTGTACCAGGCGCTGCCGTTCAAGCTGACCGGCGCCCAGCAGCGCGTGGTGGCCGAGATTTCGGCGGACCTGGCGCGGCCGTACCCGATGCACCGCCTGCTGCAGGGCGACGTCGGCAGCGGCAAGACCGTGGTCGCCGCCATCGCCGCGGCCCAGGCCATTGCCGGCGGCGCGCAGGTGGCGTTGATGGCGCCCACCGAGATCCTGGCCGAACAGCATTTCCGCAAGCTGGTGTCGTGGCTGCAGCCGCTGGGCGTGAACGTCGCCTGGCTCAGCGGCAGCCTGACCGCCAAGGCGCGCCGCGAGGCCGCCGCCGCCGCGGCCGACGGCAGCGTGCAACTGGTGGTGGGCACGCAGGCGCTGATCCAGGACCATGTCGAATTCCAGCGCCTTGGCCTGTCGATCGTCGATGAGCAGCACCGCTTTGGCGTCGGCCAGCGACTGGCGCTGACGCGCAAGGGCGAGACGGTGCGCGGCCGCATCGTGCCGCATCAGCTCAACATGAGCGCCACGCCGATCCCGCGCACGCTGGCCATGACCTTTTTTGCCGACCTGGACGTGTCGGTGATCGACGAACTGCCGCCGGGGCGCACGCCGGTGCTGACCAAGCTGGTGTCGGACGCGCGCCGCGAGGAAGTCATCGCCCACATCGCGCAGGCCGCGCGCGGCGGACAGCAGGCGTATTGGGTCTGTCCGCTGGTCGAGGAAAGCGAAGCGCTGGAACTGCAGACCGCCGTCGATACCTACGAAGGCATGCGGGTGGACCTGCCGGACCTGCGCATCGGCCTGGTGCATGGGCGCCTGCCGCAGGCCGAGAAGGCGGCGGTGATGCAGGCCTTCCGCGAGGGCGAGATCGACCTGCTGGTGGCCACCACCGTGATCGAGGTCGGGGTGGACGTGCCCAATGCCTCGCTGATGGTCATCGAACACGCCGAACGCTTCGGCCTGGCGCAGCTGCACCAGTTGCGCGGCCGGGTGGGGCGGGGCACCGCCGAATCGGTCTGCGTGCTGCTCTACCAGACGCCGCTGTCGCAGGTGGCGCGCGAACGCCTGCGCGCCATGTTCGAAACCTCGGACGGTTTCGAGATTGCGCGCCGCGACCTGGAGCAGCGCGGCCCCGGCGAATTCCTGGGCACGCGCCAGTCGGGCATGGCGCTGCTGCGCTTTGCCGATCTGGAAACCGACGCCGAGATCGCCGAACAGGCGCGCGATGCCGCGGTCTGGCTGCGCGCCGAACATCCCGCCGCCGTCGAGGCGCACCTGGCCCGCTGGATGCGGGGCCGGGAAGACTTCCTGCGCACCTAG
- a CDS encoding LysR substrate-binding domain-containing protein, which produces MTLTELKYIVAVARERHFGRAAEACFVSQPTLSVAIRKLEDELGVTLFERGGAEVGVTPIGQRIVAQAQKVLEESASIKEIARQGHDPLAGPLRVGVIHTIGPYLLPRLVPVQIGRTPQMPLLLQENFTVRLVELLRQGEIDCAIMALPLPEAGLVMQPLYDEPFVVAVPQDHELAQRESIDAQDLKQQTMLLLGSGHCFRDQVLEVCPELSRFSAASDGIQRTFEGSSLETIRHMVAAGIGVTVLPVTAVPEQPPSNSLLRYLPFEGHVPERRVVLAWRRSFPRLAAIEALAQAVYECELPGVRMLSDEAAAVQD; this is translated from the coding sequence ATGACTCTCACCGAACTGAAATACATCGTGGCCGTGGCGCGCGAGCGCCATTTCGGCCGGGCGGCCGAGGCCTGTTTCGTCAGCCAGCCCACGCTGTCGGTGGCGATCCGCAAGCTCGAGGACGAACTGGGCGTGACGCTGTTCGAGCGCGGCGGCGCCGAAGTGGGCGTCACGCCCATCGGCCAGCGCATCGTCGCCCAGGCCCAGAAGGTGCTGGAAGAGAGCGCCAGCATCAAGGAGATCGCGCGCCAGGGGCACGACCCGCTGGCCGGCCCGTTGCGGGTCGGAGTGATCCATACCATCGGCCCGTATCTGTTGCCGCGCCTGGTGCCGGTGCAGATCGGCCGCACCCCGCAGATGCCGCTGCTGCTGCAGGAGAACTTCACCGTGCGGCTGGTGGAGCTGCTGCGCCAGGGCGAGATCGATTGCGCCATCATGGCGTTGCCGCTGCCGGAAGCGGGGCTGGTGATGCAGCCGCTGTACGACGAGCCATTCGTGGTGGCGGTGCCGCAAGACCACGAGCTGGCGCAGCGCGAATCGATCGACGCGCAGGACCTGAAGCAGCAGACCATGCTGCTGCTGGGCAGCGGCCACTGTTTCCGCGACCAGGTGCTGGAGGTGTGTCCGGAACTGTCGCGCTTCTCGGCCGCCAGCGACGGCATCCAGCGCACCTTCGAGGGCTCTTCGCTGGAGACGATCCGCCACATGGTGGCCGCGGGCATCGGCGTGACGGTGCTGCCGGTGACGGCGGTGCCGGAGCAGCCGCCGTCCAACAGCCTGCTGCGCTACCTGCCGTTCGAGGGCCACGTGCCCGAGCGCCGCGTGGTGCTGGCCTGGCGCCGCAGCTTCCCGAGGCTGGCGGCGATCGAGGCGCTGGCCCAGGCGGTGTACGAATGCGAGCTGCCCGGCGTGCGGATGCTGTCGGACGAAGCCGCGGCCGTGCAGGATTGA
- a CDS encoding Dps family protein, whose translation MAKSSKKTPSVPRINIGISDKDRAAVAGELSKLLADSYTLYLMTHNFHWNVTGPMFNTLHLMFMTQYTESWNALDSIAERIRALGHYAPGTYREYAKLSSIAEPESVPEALEMVRLLVNANESVAKTARAAFEKADAANDQPTADLLTQRLDVHEKNAWMLRSLLQ comes from the coding sequence ATGGCAAAGTCCTCCAAGAAGACCCCCAGCGTTCCGCGCATCAACATCGGCATTTCGGACAAGGACCGCGCCGCCGTCGCCGGTGAACTGTCCAAGCTGCTGGCCGACTCGTACACCTTGTACCTGATGACGCACAACTTCCACTGGAACGTCACGGGGCCCATGTTCAACACGCTGCACTTGATGTTCATGACCCAGTACACCGAGTCGTGGAACGCGCTGGACAGCATCGCCGAACGCATCCGCGCGCTGGGCCACTACGCCCCGGGCACGTATCGCGAATACGCCAAGCTGTCGTCCATCGCCGAGCCCGAGTCCGTGCCGGAAGCCCTGGAGATGGTGCGCCTGCTGGTCAACGCCAACGAATCGGTCGCCAAGACGGCCCGCGCCGCCTTCGAGAAGGCCGATGCCGCCAATGACCAGCCCACCGCAGACCTGCTGACCCAGCGCCTGGACGTGCACGAAAAGAACGCCTGGATGCTGCGCAGCCTGCTGCAATAG
- a CDS encoding nucleotide sugar dehydrogenase, whose protein sequence is MCGLGYVGLPVAVAFSRRFDVVGFDVDKRRITSLKEGEDWTGEIERDALLASPMQFTDQVSELEGCDFFVVAVPTPVDEKNNPDFSLLVRACRSIGPVLRPGCIVVFESTVHPGATEEICGPELEKASGLRCGVDFKLGYSPERINPGDREHPLEKIVKIVSGQDEESLEIIAGVYEQIIDAGVHRASSIKVAEAAKVLENTQRDINIALMNEMSKICDLVGIRTAEVLAAAGTKWNFLKFTPGLVGGHCIGVDPYYLTSKAQELGYHPEVILSGRRINDGMAGHVASRVVQTLARNGRLNASTRVGILGMTFKENVPDIRNSKVVDLYRALGDYGITPVACDPMVDVEQMRHEYGISLVERDQFRDMDVLILAVPHRETMDTIWEDLPHLVKAGGMVCDLKSVLDSRRLQSDLLYWTL, encoded by the coding sequence GTGTGCGGTCTAGGATATGTCGGCCTGCCCGTGGCCGTGGCATTTTCCAGGCGTTTTGATGTCGTCGGCTTTGATGTGGACAAGCGGCGGATCACGAGCCTGAAAGAGGGTGAGGACTGGACCGGCGAGATCGAGCGTGATGCATTGCTGGCTTCCCCCATGCAGTTCACCGACCAGGTGAGCGAATTGGAAGGGTGCGATTTCTTCGTCGTGGCCGTGCCGACGCCCGTCGACGAGAAAAATAATCCTGATTTTTCCCTGCTGGTGCGCGCCTGCCGGTCGATCGGCCCGGTGCTGCGTCCCGGCTGCATCGTGGTTTTCGAATCCACCGTGCACCCCGGCGCGACCGAGGAAATCTGCGGTCCGGAGCTGGAAAAGGCATCGGGCCTGCGCTGCGGCGTGGATTTCAAGCTCGGCTATAGCCCCGAACGGATCAATCCGGGCGATCGCGAGCATCCGCTGGAGAAGATCGTCAAGATCGTGTCCGGCCAGGACGAGGAATCGCTGGAGATTATCGCGGGCGTCTACGAGCAGATCATCGACGCGGGCGTGCATCGCGCCTCTTCCATCAAGGTGGCCGAGGCCGCCAAGGTGCTCGAAAACACGCAGCGCGACATCAACATCGCGCTGATGAACGAGATGTCGAAGATCTGCGACCTGGTCGGCATCCGCACCGCCGAGGTGCTGGCAGCGGCGGGCACCAAGTGGAACTTCCTCAAGTTCACGCCCGGCCTGGTCGGCGGCCACTGCATCGGCGTGGATCCCTACTACCTGACGTCCAAGGCGCAGGAGCTGGGCTACCACCCCGAGGTCATCCTGTCGGGCCGCCGCATCAACGACGGCATGGCGGGCCACGTGGCCTCGCGCGTGGTGCAGACCCTGGCGCGCAATGGTCGCCTGAACGCCTCGACCCGGGTCGGCATCCTCGGCATGACGTTCAAGGAAAACGTGCCGGACATCCGCAATTCGAAGGTGGTCGATCTGTATCGCGCGCTGGGCGACTACGGCATCACGCCGGTGGCCTGCGACCCGATGGTCGACGTGGAACAGATGCGCCATGAGTACGGCATCAGCCTGGTGGAGCGCGACCAGTTCCGCGACATGGACGTGCTGATCCTGGCCGTGCCGCACCGCGAAACCATGGACACCATCTGGGAAGACCTGCCGCACCTGGTCAAGGCCGGCGGCATGGTGTGCGACCTGAAGTCGGTGCTGGACAGCCGCCGGCTTCAGTCCGACCTGTTGTACTGGACGCTCTGA